In Neomonachus schauinslandi chromosome 8, ASM220157v2, whole genome shotgun sequence, the genomic stretch ctgtGGAAGGTCATTAGTGTGTGGGACTAGACTTTTGGGTTGCAGGTGTGATTAGGGCATTTAGGTTCCTTGGAGAGGCAGGACCAGTGCTCCAAAGAGAGTTGTAGAGGGAGGTAAGGTCCACAGTGGAAGTGGTTAGCCTTGAGACAGGAGGGAGGATGGAGAGCACAGTAGGATAATGACTTAGGTGGAGAAGAGCCTTTGGTGTTAGGATAGTTCTGGACAATACCTTGAGCTAGATTGTATAGAAATtagtctcagggcacctgggtggctcagtcggttaagcgtctgccttcggctcaggtcatgatcccagggtcctgggatcgagccccgcatcaggctccctacttggccgggagcctgtttctccctctccctctgccccctgccccctgcccccccgcttgtgatctctctctgtgtcaaataaataaataaaatcttaaaaaaaaaagaaagaaatgagtctCTGTTGAGTGTGAGGGATAGGCTGAGAGCCGAAGTGTGTAGAGACAGTATGGATGGTGCAGCAGATGCCGAAAGAGTTCGATCATCACTGAGGGCCAGCTGAGGTTAAGTGCAGAACTTTAGTCTGACCCAGTCTGCATGGTTTCTTGACTTTGTTTGCTGTATTCCACATCCCcaaggagaggaagcagaagggaTGGACTATTCCCCAGATGGGTGTTTGGCAGAAAGCTAAGGAGGTAAGGAGTTACTTCTGGAACAGTGGAGAGGATCACTTAAGTGATTGAGCCATGAGGTACATGTTGTGGCGAGGAGCTTGTTAAGATGTCGTAATGTATTACTGTGACCTTTGACTTGCTTTAATACTGTTTGACAGTTTCTCTACCCCAAGAATTGCCCTTACTGAAGAGCTCCTTGGAAGGTTCTTAAGAAGATAAAGAAGGTAGTGGAAACAAGCCTACTGAGCTTTTCCAGCCCTAAATGGCAGCAGAATCAAGAAAGCCGTTAGCCCCATCCCCACCTGACCAAGCTCCTGAAGACGACCTTGTAATTGTCAAGGTAGAGGAAGATCATGGCTGGGACCAGGAATCTAGTCTGCATGAAAATAACCCTCCAGGCCAAGAGCTGTTCCGCCTGCGCTTTAGGAAGTTATGCTACCAGGAGACGTTAGGACCCCGAGAAGCTCTGATCCAACTCCGCGCACTTTGCCATCAGTGGCTAAGGCCAGATTTGAACACCAAGGAGCAGATCTTGGAGTTGCTAGTGCTAGAGCAGTTCTTGACCATCCTGCCTGAGGAGCTCCAGACTCTGGTGAAGGAACATCAGCTAGAGAACGGAGAGGAGGTCGTGACCCTATTGGAGGATTTGGAAAGGCAGATTGACATATTAGGACGGCCAGTAAGTAGGAGGAGGTGTGCGTGCTGTGACTGGGAGGTCTGGAAGCGGGCTGGAGGGACATTAGCACCGCAGCAGAATAAATGCTGGGCATCCGTTTCTGTTGTAGGAGGATGACCATAGTTCTAGTGCATTGTTGCTTGTATTTGTAGAGTTCTTTTTCTGTGAAGGCTAGGTGTACATTTTTTATCCTTATAACATCCTTGCAGCTATTACTGTTCCTGTTTGCCAGGTGGGAAACTGATACGTAGAGAGCTTAAGTTACTTGAATTACTCTGGGCACTCATAATTAAAGGTAGATCTGAGACCAGACCTCAGATTTCTTCAGTGTTACCAAAGTTTTTTCTCCCAAATAGCACTGCTTTAAGTTTCTGTTTATCATTCTTCCCATGCCTTGCGAGTGCAGAACGGCAGGAAGGGCATCAGCAGAAATGATGCCTTTCTGTGCTAATGAGCTCGTTTGTGTTCTCACTGCCTGTGGGAAGTAGATGaaattctgcttcttccttttaaCAAGCACATATCCCTAGAGATGTGCTCTtgatcttcttttattttattttattttatttttttaaagacttatttatttatttgagagagcgagaatgagagagagcacatgagaggggggagggtcagagggagaagcaggctccccgccgagcagggagcccgatgcgggactcgatcccgggactccaggatcatgacccgagccgaaggcagttgcttaaccaactgagccacccaggcgccctttatttttttttttaatcaaacaatTTTAATCAAGTGAATAGTAAGCAGTGAAAGTGCAATTGCATGAAGAGCCCCATATTTCACATGTTCAAACTGTCTTCCAGTGTCTTTACTTGTAAGGTGTTGAAGGTGGGACCCACTCTTGAATCTTCTTTCTAGTGGTAGAATAAGGTACATATTGTTCTGGAGTGCCACTCACATTGAACTTATGATTTGTCCAGATGAATTTACGAGCAGTAGGTGGTTTTGTTGTTGGAGGATCATCGGTCATACGGTGAAGCCAACGATGCCATTCAGGGGGCACCATGCTTCCATCCACATCCCAAAGTGTGTTTTTGCCATTCATTTCAGTAGTATATATAACCCATCGGTGACGGCCAAAAAACTGCTTGTTGTCTTCATAgtatttgtttccatatttgtCTTCCCCCACTAAGGTACCAACCCTCACATCATTTGCCCTGAAGAAAACCCGTAGATAGCCACGGAGGCCACCGTGGCCGCTGACCTGCTGCAGCCGCGTTTCAGGACCTGCAAGAGCTCCATCTCGTCCCGTCGCTCTTGATCTTCTTACTGTTGTTTGCTTCCTTTCATGAAGGAGTTTCTTGTAATGCATCTGTCCCATTGTTTTCAGGTCTCAGCCCGTGCACATGGACATGGACTCTGGGAGGAGGTGGTGCATTCAGAGTCTGCACCAGGGCTTCCAAATACTCCGCTCCGACCTGGGGCAACCCAGCACAAATCTCCGGTGCCCCAGGGGCCAGAAGAGAGAGGTGAGGGGCCAGATCTCATTgatgaggagggagaaggagaaaagaaagaaagtgcctGTTGAGTTCCTGGAGAACTAGGAAGTAGAATTTCTGTTTACAGATCAGTCCTAAGATCTGGGTTTGAATGTTTAGGCTTCAGATACAGACTGTCAGTCCCATTGGTAGATTCATGAACAAATTAaagaatttggggatttttacATCTTCACACATTTCTGTTATCCCAGTGTAGTAACAACATAGGCGTTTTTGAGGTTTTGCTggtatcatgccactttctttgTAACTTTCAGTACATAATTCCTCACGCAAGAACATTTTCTTGGATAGCCACAATAATGCATCACAATTAGGAAATGTAATTCTGATACAGAAATAATCTGGGCTACAATTCAGATTTCTGTTTTGccagttgtcccaataatgttCTTCCAGAGTCCAGTCCAAGATTACCCTTTGCAGTCGGTTGTCATGTTTCTTTAGACTCCTTTAATTTGGAATAGTTGCTCagcctttctttgcctttcatgACTGACATTTTTGATGAGTACAGGTTGGTTATTTTATAGAATGGCTGCAATTTGGGTTTGTGTAgtgtttccttatgtgtaaatTCCATTTGTGCATGTGTGGCAGGAGCACCCCAGAAGTGCTGTTGCCTCGTCCGCTGTGCCAGAGGAATTTGTCCTGTTACTGGTGTTGGTATCTTTGATGACTTGGTTATCAAAGTTGCTAGGTTGatcactgtaaagttactatttttccctttataattaataagtaatttgtGGAGAGATACTCTTgagtgtgtttattttctttttttttttta encodes the following:
- the LOC110586873 gene encoding LOW QUALITY PROTEIN: NADH dehydrogenase [ubiquinone] 1 alpha subcomplex subunit 12-like (The sequence of the model RefSeq protein was modified relative to this genomic sequence to represent the inferred CDS: inserted 1 base in 1 codon) codes for the protein MELLQVLKRGXQQVSGHGGLRGYLRVFFRANDVRVGTLVGEDKYGNKYYEDNKQFFGRHRWVIYTTEMNGKNTLWDVDGSMVPPEWHRWLHRMTDDPPTTKPPTARKFIWTNHKFNVSGTPEQYVPYSTTRKKIQEWVPPSTPYK